The genomic stretch ACGCAGCTTGTTCAGCACCATCTCGTCGTCCGGCGTCCAGCGGGTGCCTTCCACAACGAAAATCACCAGCTCTACGTCGCCAATCGAGCTGCTCGCCGCCTTGTTCATCAGGCGGTTGATGGCACGCTTCTCTTCCATGTGCAGGCCCGGGGTATCGACGTAGATCGCCTGATACGCGCCTTCAGTATGGATGCCGACGATGCGGTGACGCGTGGTTTGCGCCTTACGCGAGGTGATGGAAATCTTCTGCCCAAGCAGATTATTCAGCAGGGTGGATTTGCCAACGTTCGGACGTCCGACGATGGCAATAAATCCGCAATAGGTTTTATCTTCGCTCATTCCAGCTCCAGCATTTTTAACGCCTGTTCGGCGGCAGCCTGTTCAGCCTTACGACGGCTTGAACCTGTGCCTACCACCGGTTCACTCAGGCCACTGACCTGGCAATGGATGGTAAATTCCTGATCGTGCGCTTCGCCACGCACCTGCACCACCAGATAAGACGGCAGCGGCAGATGACGACCCTGCAAATATTCCTGCAGACGCGTTTTCGGATCTTTTTGTTTATCGCCCGGGCTGATTTCGTCCAGACGGGTCTGATACCAGTTCAGGATCAGCTTTTCTACGGTCTGGATATCGCTGTCCAGGAACACACCACCAATTAATGCTTCGACCGTATCGGCAAGAATAGATTCACGACGGAAGCCGCCGCTTTTCAGTTCACCCGGCCCAAGACGCAGACATTCGCCCAGCTCAAACTCGCGCGCGATTTCCGCAAGGGTATTACCCCGAACCAGCGTGGCACGCATGCGGCTCATATCCCCTTCATCCACACGCGGGAAACGGTGATAAAGCGCATTCGCAATCACGAAACTTAAAATAGAGTCGCCTAAAAACTCGAGACGCTCATTATGTTTGCTGCTGGCACTGCGGTGGGTTAATGCCTGTTGCAACAACTCCTGATGATGAAAAGTGTAGCCCAGCTTCCGTTGAAGCCGATTAATTACGATGGGGTTCATGCGATACCAATAAATGAATGCGTCAAAAATGCAGCA from Enterobacter dykesii encodes the following:
- the rnc gene encoding ribonuclease III is translated as MNPIVINRLQRKLGYTFHHQELLQQALTHRSASSKHNERLEFLGDSILSFVIANALYHRFPRVDEGDMSRMRATLVRGNTLAEIAREFELGECLRLGPGELKSGGFRRESILADTVEALIGGVFLDSDIQTVEKLILNWYQTRLDEISPGDKQKDPKTRLQEYLQGRHLPLPSYLVVQVRGEAHDQEFTIHCQVSGLSEPVVGTGSSRRKAEQAAAEQALKMLELE